The Lysobacter capsici genome has a segment encoding these proteins:
- a CDS encoding CD225/dispanin family protein gives MNQPITTAASPYPTYLAWSITITVLGACFCCLIGAAPGIVAIVFGNQVNTKFNAGDDAGARKASENAKIWCWVGTALVAISLLLNILSFFVNGMSFMSEDFLQQLQQAQSR, from the coding sequence ATGAATCAGCCCATCACCACCGCGGCCTCGCCGTATCCCACCTACCTGGCTTGGTCGATCACCATCACCGTGCTGGGCGCCTGTTTCTGCTGCCTGATCGGTGCCGCCCCCGGCATCGTCGCGATCGTGTTCGGCAATCAGGTCAACACCAAGTTCAATGCCGGCGACGATGCCGGCGCGCGCAAGGCTTCGGAGAACGCCAAGATCTGGTGCTGGGTCGGCACCGCCCTGGTCGCCATCAGCCTGCTGCTCAACATCCTGTCGTTCTTCGTCAACGGCATGTCGTTCATGTCGGAAGACTTCCTGCAGCAGCTGCAGCAGGCGCAGTCGCGCTAA
- a CDS encoding mechanosensitive ion channel domain-containing protein has translation MSPTIAHAAYIAARLGEALAILAGAWLLTTLLRHLLRRLSTRYELAPAFAIGVRRVLNTLIYIAALLLLLNRLGIEGSVVWTTLTGFVAVGAVAFFAAWSVLSNIFCALLILTTRPFRLYDYIEVLEGGDKPGLRGRVVDINFIFTTLQESHASGEDTVLQVPNSQFFQRSTRRWREEPEWSRTAREKAADGPHGSDWQEPAVR, from the coding sequence ATGTCCCCCACCATCGCCCACGCCGCCTACATCGCCGCGAGACTCGGCGAAGCGCTGGCCATTCTGGCCGGGGCGTGGCTGCTGACCACGCTGCTGCGGCATCTGCTGCGGCGGCTGTCGACGCGTTACGAGCTGGCGCCGGCGTTCGCGATCGGGGTGCGGCGGGTATTGAACACGCTGATCTATATCGCGGCGTTGCTGTTGTTGCTCAATCGCTTGGGGATCGAGGGCTCGGTGGTGTGGACGACGTTGACCGGGTTCGTCGCGGTCGGCGCGGTGGCGTTCTTCGCGGCGTGGAGCGTGCTGTCGAATATTTTCTGCGCGTTGCTGATTTTGACCACGCGGCCGTTCCGGCTGTACGACTACATCGAGGTGCTGGAGGGCGGCGACAAGCCGGGGCTGCGCGGGCGGGTGGTCGATATCAATTTCATCTTCACCACGCTGCAGGAAAGCCATGCCAGCGGCGAGGACACGGTGCTGCAGGTGCCCAACAGCCAGTTCTTCCAGCGCAGTACGCGGCGTTGGCGCGAGGAGCCCGAGTGGAGCCGGACGGCTCGGGAGAAGGCCGCGGACGGGCCGCATGGATCGGATTGGCAGGAGCCGGCGGTGCGTTGA
- a CDS encoding MFS transporter → MAHNQFALLTQRRFLPFFLTQAFGAFNDNVYRQAIIGLLFYLGVDDAQRTLYTNLAPALFILPYFLFSATAGQIAEKLEKHKLIRITTSMEIAIMSLAAVGFVTQNMTILLIALFGTGLQSTLFGPVKYSILPSVLKPEELTGGNGLVEMGTSIAILTGMIFGGLIFTLAGTHGPVVAATAIIVLAVTGNLVSRMIPRADAGEPDLKIQWNPIPESVKIMRMTRRQPAVRNSVLGVSWFWFVGTVLTSQLPGYALTNLGGDPTLYIFALALFSIGTGVGSMLCERLSARTVEIGLVPLGAFGISAFMIDLYFARTGAATATGLDVAAFVRGAGSWRIMIDLVGIGLFAGFFVVPLFALIQNRSPKNELSRVIAGMNIQNAAFIVSAAVLGVVVQRFLHWTIPQVFLALAIANALVAIYIFTIVPEFLMRFLSWVLVRTLYRLRVSGVEKIPDEGAALVVCNHVSYMDALILSASIPRPVRFVMYYKIFNIPVMSWIFRTAKAIPIAGAKEDPEVMQRAFEEIEAALADGQLVGIFPEGALTKDGEIAAFKSGVERVLEKNPVPVIPMALRGMWASMWSRRSNRAEGGRLDRMRVPRRFRAAIEVVADPPQDAAGVSAQSLEAQVRALRGDRA, encoded by the coding sequence ATGGCGCACAACCAGTTCGCGTTGCTCACCCAACGGCGGTTCCTGCCGTTCTTCCTGACTCAGGCCTTCGGCGCCTTCAACGACAACGTCTATCGGCAGGCGATCATCGGGCTGTTGTTCTACCTCGGTGTCGACGACGCGCAGCGCACGCTCTATACCAACCTCGCGCCGGCCTTGTTCATCCTGCCGTATTTCCTGTTCTCGGCCACCGCCGGGCAGATCGCCGAGAAGCTGGAGAAGCACAAGCTGATCCGGATCACGACCTCGATGGAGATCGCGATCATGTCGCTGGCCGCGGTAGGCTTCGTCACCCAGAACATGACGATCCTGCTGATCGCGCTGTTCGGCACCGGCCTGCAGTCGACCCTGTTCGGGCCGGTCAAGTATTCGATCCTGCCCTCGGTACTCAAGCCCGAGGAGCTCACCGGCGGCAACGGCCTGGTCGAGATGGGCACCTCGATCGCGATCCTCACCGGCATGATCTTCGGCGGCCTGATCTTCACCCTCGCCGGCACCCACGGGCCGGTGGTCGCGGCGACCGCGATCATCGTGCTGGCGGTGACCGGCAATCTGGTCAGCCGGATGATCCCGCGCGCCGATGCGGGCGAGCCGGACCTGAAGATCCAGTGGAACCCGATTCCCGAGTCGGTGAAGATCATGCGCATGACCCGCCGGCAGCCGGCGGTGCGCAATTCGGTGCTGGGCGTGTCGTGGTTCTGGTTCGTCGGCACAGTGCTGACTTCGCAGTTGCCGGGCTATGCGCTGACCAATCTCGGCGGCGATCCGACGTTGTACATCTTCGCCCTGGCGTTGTTCTCGATCGGCACCGGCGTGGGCTCGATGCTGTGCGAACGCCTGTCGGCGCGCACGGTCGAAATCGGCCTGGTGCCGCTGGGCGCGTTCGGCATCAGCGCCTTCATGATCGACCTGTATTTCGCCCGCACCGGCGCGGCCACCGCGACCGGGCTGGACGTGGCCGCGTTCGTGCGCGGCGCCGGTTCGTGGCGGATCATGATCGACCTGGTCGGGATCGGCCTGTTCGCCGGTTTCTTCGTGGTGCCGCTGTTCGCGCTGATCCAGAACCGCTCGCCGAAGAACGAGCTGTCGCGCGTGATCGCCGGCATGAACATCCAGAACGCGGCCTTCATCGTGTCGGCGGCGGTGCTCGGCGTGGTCGTGCAGCGCTTCCTGCACTGGACCATCCCGCAGGTGTTCCTGGCGCTGGCGATCGCCAACGCGCTGGTCGCGATCTACATCTTCACGATCGTGCCCGAGTTCCTGATGCGCTTCCTCAGCTGGGTGCTGGTGCGCACCCTGTACCGGTTGCGCGTGTCCGGGGTCGAGAAGATTCCCGACGAAGGCGCGGCGCTGGTGGTGTGCAATCACGTCAGCTACATGGACGCGCTGATCCTCAGCGCGAGCATCCCGCGGCCAGTGCGCTTCGTGATGTATTACAAGATCTTCAACATCCCGGTGATGAGCTGGATCTTCCGCACCGCCAAGGCGATCCCGATCGCCGGGGCCAAGGAAGACCCCGAGGTGATGCAGCGCGCGTTCGAGGAAATCGAGGCCGCGCTCGCCGACGGTCAGTTGGTCGGCATCTTCCCCGAGGGCGCATTGACCAAGGACGGCGAGATCGCGGCGTTCAAGTCCGGGGTCGAGCGGGTGCTGGAGAAAAATCCGGTGCCGGTGATCCCGATGGCGCTGCGCGGCATGTGGGCCAGCATGTGGAGCCGCCGCAGCAACCGCGCCGAAGGCGGACGGCTGGACCGCATGCGGGTGCCGCGCCGGTTCCGCGCCGCGATCGAGGTGGTCGCCGATCCGCCGCAGGACGCCGCCGGCGTCAGCGCGCAATCGCTGGAAGCGCAGGTCCGCGCGCTGCGCGGCGACCGCGCCTGA